One window of the Eucalyptus grandis isolate ANBG69807.140 chromosome 6, ASM1654582v1, whole genome shotgun sequence genome contains the following:
- the LOC104451035 gene encoding metal tolerance protein 10 isoform X2, with product MQELEVGHLSGDGRCSRMPVFYQVSFLILGKERKIAEYYEKQESLLEGYNEMEAMTDSDCFPGSLTEDEMKQLAKSERFAVHISNIANLVLFIAKVFASVESRSLAVIASTLDSFLDLLSGFILWFTAHAMRKPNQYHYPIGKKRMQPVGIIVFASVMATLGLQILLESAREILSKSRPDTDHEKEKWMIGIMVSVTVVKFALMIYCRRFKNEIVRAYAQDHFFDVVTNSVGLAAAVLAIQYYWWIDPVGAIIIAIYTISTWARTVIENVWLLIGRTAPPEFIAKLTYLIWNHHEEIKHIDTVRAYTFGSHYFVEVDIVLPEDMLLNQAHNIGEMLQEKLERLPEVERAFVHIDFEFTHTPEHKNKV from the exons GGAAAGAGCGCAAGATAGCAGAATATTACGAGAAACAGGAAAGCCTTCTCGAAGGGTACAATGAGATGGAGGCCATGACTGACTCAGATTGTTTTCCAGGAAGCCTAACTGAG GATGAAATGAAGCAGCTCGCAAAGAGTGAAAGATTTGCGGTCCATATTTCAAACATAGCAAACTTGGTGCTTTTCATAGCAAAGGTCTTCGCTTCTGTTGAGAGCAGATCGCTGGCAGTTATCGCCTCAACCTTGGATTCATTCTTAGATCTACTATCAGGTTTTATTTTGTGGTTCACGGCACATGCTATGAGGAAACCAAACCAATATCATTACCCTATTGGTAAGAAGCGGATGCAACCAGTG GGTATCATTGTATTTGCTTCAGTTATGGCAACTCTTGGCTTACAAATCCTGCTGGAGTCTGCTCGAGAAATTCTCTCCAAG TCACGCCCAGATACTGATCATGAGAAGGAGAAGTGGATGATTGGGATTATGGTTTCTGTTACAGTAGTGAAGTTTGCCCTTATGATTTATTGCCGAAGATTCAAGAATGAAATCGTCAGAGCATATGCTCAAGATCATTTCTTTGATGTTGTAACTAATTCTGTCGGTCTGGCGGCGGCTGTCCTAGCCATCCAATACTACTGGTGGATAGATCCAGTTGGAGCTATAATA ATAGCAATATATACCATAAGCACGTGGGCAAGAACGGTGATCGAGAATGTATGGTTGCTTATCGGAAGAACGGCCCCACCTGAATTTATAGCGAAGTTAACATATCTCATTTGGAACCACCATGAAGAGATCAAGCACATTGACACGGTGAGAGCTTACACTTTTGGTTCTCATTACTTCGTGGAGGTGGACATAGTATTACCTGAAGACATGCTCTTGAACCAAGCCCACAATATTGGGGAAATGCTTCAAGAGAAGCTGGAGCGATTGCCCGAAGTTGAGCGAGCTTTCGTCCATATTGATTTTGAGTTTACTCATACGCCTGAGCACAAGAATAAAGTATGA
- the LOC104451039 gene encoding ALA-interacting subunit 3 yields the protein MSSTAVPSSSGAPGSAEASAVRRNSKRPKYSKFTQQELPACKPILTPRWVISAFMLVSIVFIPIGVASLFASRDVVEIIDRYDHECIPVANRSKELQYIQTPGPRPSCIRTLTVPKRMKQPIYVYYQLDNFYQNHRRYVKSRSDQQLRDNSSADEVSDCKPEDSTSNGSIVPCGLIAWSLFNDTYGFSINNAPLNVNKKGISWKSDREHKFGKDVYPKNFQSGGLIGGAKLDSSIPLSEQEDLIVWMRTAALPTFRKLYGKIEQDLEENQVINVTLGNNYNTYSFNGKKKLVLSTTSWLGGKNDFLGIAYLTVGGLCFFLAMAFTIVYLVKPRQLGDPSYLSWNRNPSWQ from the exons ATGAGTTCTACCGCGGTGCCGTCCAGCTCCGGCGCCCCTGGATCCGCCGAGGCTTCTGCCGTCCGCAGGAATTCCAAGCGTCCCAAGT ACTCAAAGTTCACCCAACAGGAGCTTCCTGCTTGCAAGCCAATCCTCACACCTAGATGG GTGATTTCAGCATTCATGCTGGTTAGCATTGTTTTCATTCCCATTGGAGTTGCCTCTTTGTTTGCTTCCCGTGAT GTTGTCGAGATAATTGATCGGTACGACCATGAGTGCATACCAGTAGCCAATAGATCGAAGGAACTCCAGTACATACAGACCCCTGGGCCCAGACCATCTTGCATCAGGACATTAACA GTGCCTAAGCGAATGAAGCAACCTATTTACGTATACTACCAGCTGGATAACTTCTACCAAAATCATCGCAG GTACGTGAAGAGTCGAAGTGACCAACAGTTAAGGGATAATAGCAGCGCAGATGAGGTCAGCGACTGTAAACCGGAAGATAGTACATCCAATGGCTCTATTGTTCCCTGTGGTCTCATAGCCTGGAGCTTATTCAACGACACCTATGGTTTCTCGATCAACAATGCGCCATTAAATGTGAATAAGAAGGGTATCTCATGGAAGAGTGATAGGGAACATAAATTTGGTAAAGATGTGTACCCGAAGAATTTTCAAAGTGGAGGTCTAATAGGCGGAGCAAAACTTGATTCATCCATTCCG TTGAGTGAGCAGGAGGACCTCATTGTATGGATGAGAACTGCAGCTCTTCCTACTTTCAGGAAATTATATGGGAAGATAGAGCAAGATCTAGAGGAGAATCAAGTGATAAATGTGACACTGGGGAATAACTACAACACATACAGttttaatggaaaaaagaagCTTGTGCTTTCCACCACCAGCTGGCTTGGAGGAAAGAACGATTTTCTTGGCATTGCTTACCTGACTGTGGGTGGATTGTGCTTTTTCTTGGCCATGGCTTTCACCATTGTATACCTTGTGAAGCCAAG GCAACTGGGAGATCCCTCGTACTTGTCTTGGAACCGGAACCCATCCTGGCAATAA
- the LOC104451035 gene encoding metal tolerance protein 10 isoform X1 has protein sequence MASQPHRVPPPSPRPPPPPPLSRFSCRHLLPAPRKERKIAEYYEKQESLLEGYNEMEAMTDSDCFPGSLTEDEMKQLAKSERFAVHISNIANLVLFIAKVFASVESRSLAVIASTLDSFLDLLSGFILWFTAHAMRKPNQYHYPIGKKRMQPVGIIVFASVMATLGLQILLESAREILSKSRPDTDHEKEKWMIGIMVSVTVVKFALMIYCRRFKNEIVRAYAQDHFFDVVTNSVGLAAAVLAIQYYWWIDPVGAIIIAIYTISTWARTVIENVWLLIGRTAPPEFIAKLTYLIWNHHEEIKHIDTVRAYTFGSHYFVEVDIVLPEDMLLNQAHNIGEMLQEKLERLPEVERAFVHIDFEFTHTPEHKNKV, from the exons GGAAAGAGCGCAAGATAGCAGAATATTACGAGAAACAGGAAAGCCTTCTCGAAGGGTACAATGAGATGGAGGCCATGACTGACTCAGATTGTTTTCCAGGAAGCCTAACTGAG GATGAAATGAAGCAGCTCGCAAAGAGTGAAAGATTTGCGGTCCATATTTCAAACATAGCAAACTTGGTGCTTTTCATAGCAAAGGTCTTCGCTTCTGTTGAGAGCAGATCGCTGGCAGTTATCGCCTCAACCTTGGATTCATTCTTAGATCTACTATCAGGTTTTATTTTGTGGTTCACGGCACATGCTATGAGGAAACCAAACCAATATCATTACCCTATTGGTAAGAAGCGGATGCAACCAGTG GGTATCATTGTATTTGCTTCAGTTATGGCAACTCTTGGCTTACAAATCCTGCTGGAGTCTGCTCGAGAAATTCTCTCCAAG TCACGCCCAGATACTGATCATGAGAAGGAGAAGTGGATGATTGGGATTATGGTTTCTGTTACAGTAGTGAAGTTTGCCCTTATGATTTATTGCCGAAGATTCAAGAATGAAATCGTCAGAGCATATGCTCAAGATCATTTCTTTGATGTTGTAACTAATTCTGTCGGTCTGGCGGCGGCTGTCCTAGCCATCCAATACTACTGGTGGATAGATCCAGTTGGAGCTATAATA ATAGCAATATATACCATAAGCACGTGGGCAAGAACGGTGATCGAGAATGTATGGTTGCTTATCGGAAGAACGGCCCCACCTGAATTTATAGCGAAGTTAACATATCTCATTTGGAACCACCATGAAGAGATCAAGCACATTGACACGGTGAGAGCTTACACTTTTGGTTCTCATTACTTCGTGGAGGTGGACATAGTATTACCTGAAGACATGCTCTTGAACCAAGCCCACAATATTGGGGAAATGCTTCAAGAGAAGCTGGAGCGATTGCCCGAAGTTGAGCGAGCTTTCGTCCATATTGATTTTGAGTTTACTCATACGCCTGAGCACAAGAATAAAGTATGA